The genome window CGCGGGTATGTACTGCCGGTGGTGTTTGTATCTGCTGGTGTATTTTATCCAATATATTTTCCGACAGTTTCCTGTCCAGTATATTCTTCACCGCATGGATATCTGTATTGAATTCTTCTGCAGCCACGGCCTCCAGTTCAGAAAGATCATTGGCATCCAGGTACCGAAGCATCCATTTTTTCTCTTCCTGCGTCCAATCTTTTGCGTTCAATAAGTATTTCAGATATTCCTTTGTATTCACAAAACGGGGGTATTTATTATAAAATACAATCAATCCAAAAGAGACAAAAGAGATAAGGGTGGTTATCAACAACTATTCTTTTTACCGGGATAGTTTAATTAAATACAATAAACTATCGCAAAAGGAGGGTAGCGTGCTTAAGTTTTTTTTAAAACAGTGCACTTTTAGCAAAGTAAAAATAAAAAACCAATCCAGCTACAACCGAAAATACCCAATAACCCTTTGTTTACCGCTTATTAATTAAGTATTTCTATTAATTATAGGGTTCCTGTCCTACGGTAGCAGCCGTTATACCACAGCTCCTTATTGATAATTATCAAATCATTATCTATTATTTATACAACAAAAGGGCCAAAGTAGCCAAATAGGTTTTATCTATCAACCAATAGAAAACGATGATCAGGCTCTATCAGTCCATGCCTTACATTTGCACCACTTTACAGCTACACGATTAGCCTGCCTGCGAAAAGTCTTATCCCCATTTTATTTATTGGTATATAAAATAAGCATAATTAATATGTCCAACAGAGTATTGTCAATTGGCAGCCCGTTCCCTGCCTTCAAAAAGAAAGCAGTAGTATCTATCGAAAAAGGAAAAGAGTTTACAGAATTAACCAATGAAAGCGCCAACGGACAATGGACCGTCATGTTCTGGTGGCCAAAGGATTTTACCTTTGTATGTCCTACAGAGATCGCTGAATTCAACAAGAAACACAGCGAATTTACAGATCGCGACACCGTGCTGATCGGCGCCTCTACCGACTCAGAGTTTGTACATGCTGCCTGGAGAAGGGATCATGCCGACCTGCGCGACCTGAAGTTCCCCATGCTGGCCGACACATCCAAATCACTGGCAGAAGAGCTGGGTATCCTGGACAATGAAGAAAAGATCGCTTACCGCGCTACTTTCATTATTGACCCGCAGGGTATCGTTCGCTGGGTAAGTGTTTATGACCTCAACGTAGGCCGCAGCGTACAGGAAGTACTTCGTGTACTGGATGCCTTACAAACAGATGAATTATGCCCCTGCAACTGGAATAAAGGACAGGAAACCCTGACCGCCCAGTTGAACATGAACTAAAATCCGAGGTCTGAAGGCTGAAGTCAGATACCGGACTTCAGACCTCAGACTTCAGACTTCAGACTTCAAATTATTACTATGAGCATTACCGCTACTATACAGAACGAAACATTTCAGAACCTCGTCAACGACCTGAACATCCCGCATTACGTTCCGGGTGCCAATGCACAGGCATTGCTGAATGTAAATGCCCGCTTTATTAAGGACCTTAAGATCAATACCGGCAATGTATTGAACAACAGCCAACACCTTAACCGTAAGGAAGCCCTGTTGCTCGCTTTGGCCGTTGCCGTGAATGAAAAGTATGAGCTGCTGAAGGAAAGCTTTACCAGCCTGGCCAGGGAAGCCGGCGCTACAGAAGAAGAGATAGCAGAAGTAGTGGCCTGTACTTCGTTGATGAATACCAACAATGTATTCTACCGTTTCCGCCATTTCATGAACAAGGAGTCTTACAATAACCAGCCCGCCGGCATCAAAATGAGCATTATGATGAACCCGGTACTGGGTAAGGAATTCTTTGAACTGCTCAGCCTGGTGGTATCCTCCATCAATGGTTGCGAAATGTGCGTTACCTCACACGAGCAATCCGTAATACAACACGGCAGCAGTGAATCACGTGTTTTTGAAGCCGTGAAGCTGGGTGCTGTGATCAAAGGACTGATCAGCGTATTGGCATAATCCCTCCTGCGTATAGAACCCGTAAAAAGGCGCTCACCCGGCGCCTTTTTCATTTATAAGGCCGGTTTTCGGTAAAAGCTATAGAGCTCTTATAGAG of Paraflavitalea devenefica contains these proteins:
- a CDS encoding peroxiredoxin, whose product is MSNRVLSIGSPFPAFKKKAVVSIEKGKEFTELTNESANGQWTVMFWWPKDFTFVCPTEIAEFNKKHSEFTDRDTVLIGASTDSEFVHAAWRRDHADLRDLKFPMLADTSKSLAEELGILDNEEKIAYRATFIIDPQGIVRWVSVYDLNVGRSVQEVLRVLDALQTDELCPCNWNKGQETLTAQLNMN
- a CDS encoding carboxymuconolactone decarboxylase family protein, translated to MSITATIQNETFQNLVNDLNIPHYVPGANAQALLNVNARFIKDLKINTGNVLNNSQHLNRKEALLLALAVAVNEKYELLKESFTSLAREAGATEEEIAEVVACTSLMNTNNVFYRFRHFMNKESYNNQPAGIKMSIMMNPVLGKEFFELLSLVVSSINGCEMCVTSHEQSVIQHGSSESRVFEAVKLGAVIKGLISVLA